Within the Thermosynechococcaceae cyanobacterium Okahandja genome, the region GCCTGGGATGTGCTGCGCCGCTACCTAACGTTTTTGGGATATACCGTCCACTACGTGCAGAACTTTACCGATATTGATGACAAAATTCTGCGCCGCGCCCAAGAGAATGGTGAATCAATGGCGACGGTGAGCGATCGCTACATTGCCGCCTATCACGCGGATATGGCACAGCTTAACATTTTGCCCGCCACAGACTACCCCCGCGCTACGGCGGTGATTCCGGCCATTATTGATCTCATTCAGGCCCTCATTGATCGCGGCTGTGCCTACGTGGCCAATGGCGATGTGTACTACGCCGTGGAGCAATTTCCCAACTACGGCAAGCTCTCCGGGCGGCACCTGTCGCAACTGGTGGCGGGTGCCAGTGGCCGGGTTGAGGAGGCGGATCAGCGGAAGCGCCATCCCCTTGACTTTGCCCTGTGGAAAGCAGCGAAGCCGGAGGAGGCCAAGGTCTATGAACCGTGGCCCTCACCCTGGGGAGCGGGGCGACCCGGATGGCATATTGAATGTTCGGCCATGGTGCAGCAAGCGTTTGGCACAACCGTGGATATTCACTGCGGTGGCATGGACTTAATTTTTCCGCACCACGAGAACGAAATTGCCCAGTCAGAGGCGGCAAGCCAGCGCCCCCTAGCTCGCTTTTGGCTCCACAACGGCTTTGTGACGGTCAACGCCGAAAAAATGTCGAAGTCCTTGGGGAACTTCACCACGATCCGCAACCTCCTGCAACAGGGGGTGGAGCCCATGGCCTTGCGGTTGCTGGTGTTGCAGGCCCAATACCGCAAACCCCTCGATTTTACGGAAACGGCCCTAGAGGCCGCCGCAAAGGGCTGGCAAACCCTCGCCGAAGCGCTGCAACTGCACCAAACCTTACCCCTAGACCCAACGGGGGCGATCGCCGTCAAGGATCACCCCAGTACAGCAGCCTTCTGTGGGGCAATGGACGATGATTTGAACACCGCCGCCGCCTTAGCCGTCCTGTTTGATCTGGCCAAATCCCTAAACCGCGAGCAGCACCGCTATCTCCATGGGGGTGAGTTGGGGCGATCGCTGCGTGACCTGAGTGGTGACTGGCACACCCTGACCCGCCTTGCCCAAGTGCTGGGGCTAGAGGTCAAAACAACTGACACCTCAGAGCGTGGCCTCAGCGAGCAGGAGATTGAAGCCCTGATTCAGGAGCGTAACGCCGCCCGCAAGGCTAAAAATTATGCCGAAAGCGATCGCCTACGGGACGTACTGCTTGCCCAAGGGATCAAATTGGTTGACCAAAAAGATGGCAGTACCCACTGGTTTCGCGTCCCCATCCCCTCTGCCTAGGGGGGGCACTGTTACGGAGTTTTTGCATGGATGATTCATTACTAGACCTGCGGCAAGAGCTATTAGAGGCCCTGTGTCACAATGCCTACCGAGCGGGAGACTTTACCCTCTCTTCCGGTCAAAAAAGTAGCTACTACATCAACTGTAAACCCGTCACCCTCTCTGCGCGGGGTGCCTATTTGGTGGGGCGTTTGTTTCTGGCGCAACTGGCTCCCGAGGTAACGGCAGTTGCCGGGCTAACCCTTGGAGCCGACCCCTTGGTGGTGGCGGTGAGTGTTCTCTCGAATGTGCAGGGGTCGGATCGCGCCGCCCTAATTGTCCGCAAAGAAGCCAAAGGCCATGGCACCATGAGTTTTATTGAAGGCCCTAAGTTACCCGCAGGATCAGTGGTGACGGTGCTCGAAGATGTCATTACCACCGGCGGGTCAGCCCTGAAGGCCGTTGAACGCCTGCAAGCTGCTGGCTATCAGGTCAATGAAGTGCTGGCAATTGTGGATCGGGACGCGGGAGGTACGGCTGCCTTTGCCGCCAAGGGTATTCCTCTGCGCTCCCTCTTTCAAATTCGTGAGTTGCAGGCCTATGTTGCGGCGGTTGCCACCCGCTAAGTACCGCAAGCCCCATGGTCTATCGCTACGTCATTCTGAATAAGCCCTATCGGGTTCTGTGCCAGTTTCAGGATCCGCAAGGTCGTCTTACCCTTAAGGACTATGTGCCCATTCCCGATATTTATGCCGCAGGTCGCCTTGACTATGACAGCGAGGGGTTGGTGCTACTCACCAATGATGGCCGCCTCCAACATCGGCTGACGGATCCCCGCTACGGTCATCCACGCACCTACTGGGTACAGGTGGAAGGCGAGCCAACCGCTACCGCTCTTGAGCAGTTGCGCCAAGGGGTGCTGCTTCAGGGCAAGCCCACACGTCCGGCCAGCGTTACCCTATTACCAGAAGCTCCCCCTGTGCCCCCGCGAGATCCACCGATTCGTTACCGTCGCCACATTCCCACCCCATGGCTGAGCCTAACGCTACGGGAAGGCCGTAACCGCCAAGTGCGACGCATGACTGCTGCTGTGGGTCTGCCTACCCTGCGCCTTATCCGGGTTGCCATTGGTACAATTGCCTTAAACGATCTTGCACCGGGCTGCTGGCGCGACCTGACCCGCGACGAACAGTACCACTTACAGCAACTCTGTGCTGGCAAATGCGCTGGATTAGAGGTTCCGGCGGGCAAAAATCCAAGTCGCGATCGCCAACAGGGCTACCGTATAAATCACACCATAAAACGCGCTGGCCATTAGATCCGCGACCGACGGAATAATGCCATAGACTGCCGTATTCTTAAAGTCCAAGCGTGATAAGTCTGGAAAAATAAGATAAAGAAACTGCATTAACTGGCGTACTGCCTCACTCTCCATTTTTTGGCTGAGAATAACGAGATTTTTGCTAAAGTGCCCCATGAAGTAGAGCGCCACCGTCAGCAGTGTGGCAACGAGCGAGCTAGTGAAGCTGCCAAACAGTAAGGCGGCAGCAGCCAGCAGCGACAGTTGCAGGGCAATATAGAGGGAGGTTAAACTCAGTGCCCCAGCGGGATAGGCAAACTGATTCACACTCATCATCACAAAAAGAATGAGGGTCATCAGTGCCACCAAGACAAGGAGAACCGCTGACAGACCTAAATGCTTACCAATAATAAACTCGGCACGGCTAATGGGCTTTGCCAGCATAACCAAGATCGTGCGTTTTTCCAGTTCTTTGTTGAGGAGGCCGCCCCCAACAAACGCGGCAATCATTAAACCAAACAGCGAAATCCCCGCCATGCCAACATCGAGGCTAATTTTATCCTCAGTGCCCGCCGACACTTGAGTGAGGATGACCACCGCCAAGGCAAGACCCAACGCAAACACAGCGGTGACATAAAGGATGCGTTCACGGAAGATTTCATTGAAAACATTGCGGCTGACTGTCCACAGACGGCTCAGTGCCAAGTCCCTCATAAGCGGTGTGACCTAATCACCTTGGGAACTATTGTGCGGCCATAGGCACTCTGCCACAAGCCCCTTGGGGAAACACCCCCAAACGTTAACTGATCCTATTGTTGGAAGTAGGGCAGTAGTCTCAGCTTGAGCATTAGGATCGGAGCCGCCATGAATACGGCCCCTAACACCAGTGACATCAGAACCGCGCGCCAAGAGAGCACCCCATCTCGCCAAGCGCCATAGTAAGCCCACACCCCAACAGGGTAGAAAAGGAGCAGCGCTGTTGCCAGCCCCGGGGAAAATCGACCTTGCGTCCCAATGAAGGGCAGGACATGAAAAAAGGTTGCATTAATGATCATCAGGGCAGGCAGGCTCAATGCATAAGCCACCCAGTTCCAGCCAACAGACGCACAGGAAACGCCTAAAACAATCACCAGACTATTGACAACGGCAAAATGCGCCCATGTAACAGGTAAATCTAAGACCGCTAGCGCCCAGTTTTTCCAGTCAAAGGCGAACTCCTCTAAGATGTGAAAGCCATAGGCGGCAACCGCTATCCACAGAATATAAACGTGTTTCATAGTTTTAGACACCTTGTCCTTACATTTTCTATAGTTTACGGAATGTTGGGGGCATTATCTCAGAGGCTCTTCTGGGTTTAGGGTGAAAACAACGAGATGCATAAATTTTTGCAGTGTCAGGTACTTAAAAGGACTGCCTTGAACGGGCTGCAGGCCATACGCTGAGCTTATCGCCGCATGACCAGAAGAACCGATCGGGAATTGCCCAGTCAACTTTATACAAGTGAACACTACCAACTATTCCGGTTCCCAAGGGAGCCAATCTTCATCCAGAGCTTGCTCCAAGGTGAAGTCAGGTTCTTGGGGAATCAGGCTAGCATTAAGATCACTGGCATTTAGAAATAGTTTTCTGCCATTTTTATATTGCTTGGCAAAAATAGCCTGCAAAAATGACTTTAAGCTAGGGCTTGTCTCCAGTCTTTCCTGAATTTGTAATCTAAAATTCATGACCTCTCGCTTCCAAGCGCGCAGGCACGCGTCTCGCTCTGCGTCCCAATACTTAATTTTGAGTAGATGCTCGCACAGTCGCATCAAATAACTTGAAATCGCGTGTTTTTCACTTCTACCCAAGCTTTCGATCTCCTCAATTAAATTTTCTAAGTCAAGATTACTGAAGTCCCTTTCTTTTAATTGAGCAACCGTTTGATCTAACCAAAGTTGATAGTCTGTATCGTATAGCGATGTGGCGTTAGCTTTAACTTGAGGTTCCATAGCTGAATGCCTCCATGAGTATTTTTATTGTATTGAGAAAATTCACCACACTCCTCGTAAAATCCGCTGCATGGGTATCGCACGCCCAGCAGATGATTCTCACCTTATAGGCTGGTGAGTAGGCCCATCGCCTGTAATTCCTGACGCAGTCGCGCCGCTTCCGGCGGGTTTTGCTGCTGTAATAGTTGGATGGCAGTTTGCAATTTTGTAAGGGCTGCCTGCACATACCCTAAGCGCAGCAGCAATACGCCTTGATTTTGATAGGCTAAGGCAAGGGTGGGTTCGAGAGTTTGGAGGCGATCGTAGGTCGCTAAGGCCTCTTGCCAACGTTTTAACTGCGTTTGCGCCTCGGCAATACGCAAGTAGGCGGCCAAATGGCTTAAGGGGGGCGTGGCAGTGCTGAGGGCAGCTTCATAGGCGGTAATGGCTTCAGACCACTGCTGTTGGGCGCTATGGAGGTTCCCCTGCTGGTAGTAGAGTTCGTAGGTGACGCTGGCGGGGCGATCGCCCGCCGTGAGTCCTTGGGCAATTGCGGCAGCGGCTTGGGCAAACTCCTGCTCTGCTAAATAGATGCCAGCCAGTTTACTCCAGAGGTAAGCATCGTCCGGGTGCTGGTGTAGGTACTGGCGCATGATCCGTTTAGCCCGCTCCTGTTTTTGCTGGCGCTGTTGCCCCAAATAACCATAGTGGACAATCGCGACATCATTAAATTGGCCAATTTGCCAGTGGGTTTCCCGCTGCTGGAGGGCTAGAACGCTATCATCAATGGTTTCGTGGTAGGGGCGCTGAAAATAGATTTGGGGATGGCGGCGAAACAGCCGCGACACGTAGGAGTAGGGCGGTAGAACTCCCACTTCTTGACGCACGAGGGTTACGGCTAACCAGTGGGGCTGCTGGCAGATTGCGGTCAAGGCTTGGCGCAGTGCTGGCGTGAGGGTTTCATCGGCATCAAGTACCAGCACCCAATCACTTTGAACGTAGCTAAGGGCAACATTGCGGGCAGCCGCAAAGTCCTCCTGCCATGGACAGGAATAGACTTGTGCCCCCCATTCCCGAGCGATCGCCACCGTGTCATCCTGAGAGCCGGTATCCACAATCACCGCCTCATCAACCACCCCATCCACACTGGCAAGGCACGCTGGCAGTCGTTCTGCCTCGTCCCGCACAATCATGCAAAGGGCAATGGACATAGCATCTAGGCGAACTCACCCACCAGTTTAACTTCCGGCTTCAGCCACACAGACCAGCGATCGGCGACGGCAGTTTGGACATAGCGAATCAGTTGATACACTTCGAGTGCCGTTGCACCACCGCAGTTCAAGATAAAGTTAGCGTGCTGTTGCGAGACTTGGGCACGACCAATTTGGTAGCCCTTTAACCCGGTTTGTTCAATTAACCAGCCGGCTGTGCCCTCTACCGGATTCCGAAACACACTGCCACAGTTGGGTAAATGGTACGGCTGCGTCCGCAGGCGATCGCTCAGGTGCTGTTGGGTGGTGGCCTTCACTTGGCGCGGATCATGGCCGGGTTCCAATTGCCACGTTGCTTGCAGGACCAGTCGTTGGCTGCCCTGTAACACAGAGGAACGATAGCCATACTCCAGTTCCCGCGGCGACAAGACCGACAGGCCACCATCAGCTTCGAGCACCAAGACAGACACTAGCCGCTCTGCTGTGCAGCCCCCATGGGCACCGGCATTCATCACAACCGCGCCCCCCACACTACCGGGGATCCCCACAATCCATTCGAGGCCGCGCCAGCCCAGCTTTGCCGCATGGTGCGCCATTTTAGGCAGTGGATAGCCAGCGCCCACCGTCATTTGACCACTCTCCGCATCTGCCTTGAGATAGCGCAGGTGCTTTGTCGAAATCACTAGCCCCGCCACCCCCTGATCGCTGATTAACAAATTCGAGCCTGCCCCCAGTACCGTAATTGGTAGGTTGTTTTCCTGTGCCCATTGGTAGGCCATCTGGAGGTCGGGAACCGTACGCGGCTCCACAAACCATTGAGCAGGGCCACCCACATTCAGTGTGGTCAAGTTGCCAAGGGGCACATGGGTTTGTAGAGGGCAGCGGGTGCCCGGAAGATACTTCACAGTCATAGGGCGATCGCCTCCGGCAAGGGGGTCAAACGTGCCTGAGCGGCAATAATATCGGGAATGAGTTGATTCAAATTACCGGCACCTAAAAATACCACCAAGTCTCCCGGCTGTAGCACGGTTGCTAAATGGGCTTGTACGGCCTCAAACGTGGCACAGTAGCTCACCGCCGGGTGATATTGGCGG harbors:
- the cysS gene encoding cysteine--tRNA ligase — protein: MPLRLYNTLSRSLEPFTSQEAGRVSIYACGVTVYDYCHLGHARSYVAWDVLRRYLTFLGYTVHYVQNFTDIDDKILRRAQENGESMATVSDRYIAAYHADMAQLNILPATDYPRATAVIPAIIDLIQALIDRGCAYVANGDVYYAVEQFPNYGKLSGRHLSQLVAGASGRVEEADQRKRHPLDFALWKAAKPEEAKVYEPWPSPWGAGRPGWHIECSAMVQQAFGTTVDIHCGGMDLIFPHHENEIAQSEAASQRPLARFWLHNGFVTVNAEKMSKSLGNFTTIRNLLQQGVEPMALRLLVLQAQYRKPLDFTETALEAAAKGWQTLAEALQLHQTLPLDPTGAIAVKDHPSTAAFCGAMDDDLNTAAALAVLFDLAKSLNREQHRYLHGGELGRSLRDLSGDWHTLTRLAQVLGLEVKTTDTSERGLSEQEIEALIQERNAARKAKNYAESDRLRDVLLAQGIKLVDQKDGSTHWFRVPIPSA
- the pyrE gene encoding orotate phosphoribosyltransferase translates to MDDSLLDLRQELLEALCHNAYRAGDFTLSSGQKSSYYINCKPVTLSARGAYLVGRLFLAQLAPEVTAVAGLTLGADPLVVAVSVLSNVQGSDRAALIVRKEAKGHGTMSFIEGPKLPAGSVVTVLEDVITTGGSALKAVERLQAAGYQVNEVLAIVDRDAGGTAAFAAKGIPLRSLFQIRELQAYVAAVATR
- a CDS encoding pseudouridine synthase; the encoded protein is MVYRYVILNKPYRVLCQFQDPQGRLTLKDYVPIPDIYAAGRLDYDSEGLVLLTNDGRLQHRLTDPRYGHPRTYWVQVEGEPTATALEQLRQGVLLQGKPTRPASVTLLPEAPPVPPRDPPIRYRRHIPTPWLSLTLREGRNRQVRRMTAAVGLPTLRLIRVAIGTIALNDLAPGCWRDLTRDEQYHLQQLCAGKCAGLEVPAGKNPSRDRQQGYRINHTIKRAGH
- a CDS encoding ABC transporter permease subunit, which produces MRDLALSRLWTVSRNVFNEIFRERILYVTAVFALGLALAVVILTQVSAGTEDKISLDVGMAGISLFGLMIAAFVGGGLLNKELEKRTILVMLAKPISRAEFIIGKHLGLSAVLLVLVALMTLILFVMMSVNQFAYPAGALSLTSLYIALQLSLLAAAALLFGSFTSSLVATLLTVALYFMGHFSKNLVILSQKMESEAVRQLMQFLYLIFPDLSRLDFKNTAVYGIIPSVADLMASAFYGVIYTVALLAIATWIFARRNL
- a CDS encoding HXXEE domain-containing protein; its protein translation is MKHVYILWIAVAAYGFHILEEFAFDWKNWALAVLDLPVTWAHFAVVNSLVIVLGVSCASVGWNWVAYALSLPALMIINATFFHVLPFIGTQGRFSPGLATALLLFYPVGVWAYYGAWRDGVLSWRAVLMSLVLGAVFMAAPILMLKLRLLPYFQQ
- a CDS encoding DUF29 domain-containing protein, which encodes MEPQVKANATSLYDTDYQLWLDQTVAQLKERDFSNLDLENLIEEIESLGRSEKHAISSYLMRLCEHLLKIKYWDAERDACLRAWKREVMNFRLQIQERLETSPSLKSFLQAIFAKQYKNGRKLFLNASDLNASLIPQEPDFTLEQALDEDWLPWEPE
- a CDS encoding glycosyltransferase; the protein is MSIALCMIVRDEAERLPACLASVDGVVDEAVIVDTGSQDDTVAIAREWGAQVYSCPWQEDFAAARNVALSYVQSDWVLVLDADETLTPALRQALTAICQQPHWLAVTLVRQEVGVLPPYSYVSRLFRRHPQIYFQRPYHETIDDSVLALQQRETHWQIGQFNDVAIVHYGYLGQQRQQKQERAKRIMRQYLHQHPDDAYLWSKLAGIYLAEQEFAQAAAAIAQGLTAGDRPASVTYELYYQQGNLHSAQQQWSEAITAYEAALSTATPPLSHLAAYLRIAEAQTQLKRWQEALATYDRLQTLEPTLALAYQNQGVLLLRLGYVQAALTKLQTAIQLLQQQNPPEAARLRQELQAMGLLTSL
- the murB gene encoding UDP-N-acetylmuramate dehydrogenase is translated as MTVKYLPGTRCPLQTHVPLGNLTTLNVGGPAQWFVEPRTVPDLQMAYQWAQENNLPITVLGAGSNLLISDQGVAGLVISTKHLRYLKADAESGQMTVGAGYPLPKMAHHAAKLGWRGLEWIVGIPGSVGGAVVMNAGAHGGCTAERLVSVLVLEADGGLSVLSPRELEYGYRSSVLQGSQRLVLQATWQLEPGHDPRQVKATTQQHLSDRLRTQPYHLPNCGSVFRNPVEGTAGWLIEQTGLKGYQIGRAQVSQQHANFILNCGGATALEVYQLIRYVQTAVADRWSVWLKPEVKLVGEFA